The following are encoded together in the Triticum dicoccoides isolate Atlit2015 ecotype Zavitan chromosome 6B, WEW_v2.0, whole genome shotgun sequence genome:
- the LOC119321897 gene encoding uncharacterized protein LOC119321897 isoform X5: MNQAPQGKGSSGQKVIMVDPQEAKRLAVKQMQEIRARDKLKKRRQAEAINGALAVIGLTAALVLEGRTGKGILGQLAGYLAALSSLFGQ, encoded by the exons ATGAACCAGGCACCACAAGGCAAAGGAAGTTCAGGTCAGAAAGTGATAATGGTTGATCCACAGGAAGCTAAGCGCTTAGCAGTGAAACAAATGCAAGAAATTCGTGCCAGAGATAAGCTGAAG AAACGTCGTCAAGCAGAAGCTATTAACGGCGCATTGGCGGTGATAGGATTGACTGCTGCATTGGTATTGGAAGGTCGGACAGGAAAGGGTATCCTGGGACAG CTAGCAGGATATCTGGCGGCTTTATCTAGTTTATTTGGGCAATAA
- the LOC119321896 gene encoding protein TAB2 homolog, chloroplastic-like, translating to MTTATAIVAGHGIAFRRSLHLPNPPGKPSFSVARPQAHYRLLVPATPSPRPCRSISSESPTAAAADTAEDEEEEPAEGNEEDDVDPLAEVCYLDPDADAEGIREWEVDFCSRPILDARGKKVWELVVCDATLSLQFTRFFPNTSINSVTLRDALASVASSLGVPLPDRARFFRSQMQTIISRACNDLGVKAVPSRRCVSLLLWLEERYETVYSRHPGFQKGTKPLLTLDNPFATNLPDNLFGDKWAFVQLPFDDVREEVELLERRYAFGAGLDLDLLGFELDETTLVPGVAVESSRAKPLAAWMNGLEICSMEVDTGRANLILSAGVSTRYVYAGYQKSAATTQEAEAWEAAKKACGGLHFLAIQENLNSDSCVGFWLLLDLPPPPV from the exons ATGACGACCGCCACTGCCATCGTCGCCGGCCACGGCATCGCCTTCCGCCGGAGCCTCCACCTGCCCAACCCGCCAGGGAAGCCCTCCTTCTCCGTCGCGCGGCCCCAGGCGCACTACCGCCTCTTAGTTCCGGCCACGCCGTCGCCGAGGCCGTGCCGGTCCATCTCCTCCGAGAGCCCCACGGCCGCCGCGGCGGACACcgcggaggacgaggaggaggagccagCCGAGGGAAACGAGGAGGATGATGTGGACCCGCTGGCGGAGGTGTGCTACCTGGACCCGGACGCGGACGCGGAGGGGATCCGGGAGTGGGAGGTGGACTTCTGCTCGCGGCCCATCCTGGACGCCAGGGGCAAGAAGGTGTGGGAGCTGGTGGTGTGCGACGCCACGCTGTCGCTCCAGTTCACCCGCTTCTTCCCCAACACCTCCATCAACAGCGTGACGCTCCGCGACGCGCTCGCCTCCGTGGCCTCCTCCCTCGGCGTGCCGCTCCCGGACCGCGCCCGCTTCTTCCGGTCGCAGATGCAGACCATCATCTCCCGCGCCTGCAACGACCTCGGGGTCAAGGCCGTGCCCAGCCGCCGCTGCGTCTCCCTGCTGCTCTGGCTGGAAGAGCGGTACGAGACCGTCTACAGCCGCCACCCCGGCTTCCAGAAGGGCACCAAGCCGCTGCTCACGCTTGACAACCCCTTCGCCACCAACCTGCCGGACAACCTCTTCGGCGACAAGTGGGCATTCGTGCAGCTCCCCTTCGACG ATGTGAGGGAGGAGGTGGAGTTGCTGGAGAGGAGGTACGCATTCGGGGCGGGGCTCGATTTGGACCTCTTGGGGTTTGAGCTCGATGAAACCACGCTAGTCCCTGGGGTTGCCGTGGAATCTTCGCGCGCCAAGCCTCTGGCCG CTTGGATGAATGGGCTAGAGATCTGTTCAATGGAGGTTGACACCGGCAGAGCGAACCTGATCCTGTCAGCCGGGGTTTCTACCAGATACGTCTATGCCGGCTACCAGAAGAGCGCCGCGACGACGCAGGAGGCAGAAGCGTGGGAGGCGGCCAAGAAGGCCTGCGGCGGCCTGCACTTCCTGGCCATCCAAGAGAACCTCAACTCCGATAGTTGCGTGGGTTTCTGGCTCCTGCTGGACCTGCCGCCACCGCCTGTATGA
- the LOC119321897 gene encoding uncharacterized protein LOC119321897 isoform X2, with translation MACSPSPSPSPRLLHRASASASPLLSVGHVRSAPSSTFGCTIHCKQSGHILYGRSHVTSFLALASADAPQGKGSSGQKVIMVDPQEAKRLAVKQMQEIRARDKLKKRRQAEAINGALAVIGLTAALVLEGRTGKGILGQLAGYLAALSSLFGQ, from the exons ATGGcgtgctctccctctccctctccctctccccggcTGCTCCACCGGGCGTCTGCTTCCGCTTCTCCGTTGCTCTCGGTCGGGCATGTGCGCTCGGCCCCGTCCTCCACGTTCGG ATGCACCATCCACTGCAAGCAATCCGGACATATATTGTATGGAAGAAGCCATGTGACAAGCTTCCTGGCTCTTGCTAGTGCAGAT GCACCACAAGGCAAAGGAAGTTCAGGTCAGAAAGTGATAATGGTTGATCCACAGGAAGCTAAGCGCTTAGCAGTGAAACAAATGCAAGAAATTCGTGCCAGAGATAAGCTGAAG AAACGTCGTCAAGCAGAAGCTATTAACGGCGCATTGGCGGTGATAGGATTGACTGCTGCATTGGTATTGGAAGGTCGGACAGGAAAGGGTATCCTGGGACAG CTAGCAGGATATCTGGCGGCTTTATCTAGTTTATTTGGGCAATAA
- the LOC119321897 gene encoding uncharacterized protein LOC119321897 isoform X1 has translation MACSPSPSPSPRLLHRASASASPLLSVGHVRSAPSSTFGCTIHCKQSGHILYGRSHVTSFLALASADMNQAPQGKGSSGQKVIMVDPQEAKRLAVKQMQEIRARDKLKKRRQAEAINGALAVIGLTAALVLEGRTGKGILGQLAGYLAALSSLFGQ, from the exons ATGGcgtgctctccctctccctctccctctccccggcTGCTCCACCGGGCGTCTGCTTCCGCTTCTCCGTTGCTCTCGGTCGGGCATGTGCGCTCGGCCCCGTCCTCCACGTTCGG ATGCACCATCCACTGCAAGCAATCCGGACATATATTGTATGGAAGAAGCCATGTGACAAGCTTCCTGGCTCTTGCTAGTGCAGAT ATGAACCAGGCACCACAAGGCAAAGGAAGTTCAGGTCAGAAAGTGATAATGGTTGATCCACAGGAAGCTAAGCGCTTAGCAGTGAAACAAATGCAAGAAATTCGTGCCAGAGATAAGCTGAAG AAACGTCGTCAAGCAGAAGCTATTAACGGCGCATTGGCGGTGATAGGATTGACTGCTGCATTGGTATTGGAAGGTCGGACAGGAAAGGGTATCCTGGGACAG CTAGCAGGATATCTGGCGGCTTTATCTAGTTTATTTGGGCAATAA
- the LOC119321897 gene encoding uncharacterized protein LOC119321897 isoform X3, with translation MFQHECVWRRCTIHCKQSGHILYGRSHVTSFLALASADMNQAPQGKGSSGQKVIMVDPQEAKRLAVKQMQEIRARDKLKKRRQAEAINGALAVIGLTAALVLEGRTGKGILGQLAGYLAALSSLFGQ, from the exons ATGTTTCAACATGAATGCGTGTGGAGAAG ATGCACCATCCACTGCAAGCAATCCGGACATATATTGTATGGAAGAAGCCATGTGACAAGCTTCCTGGCTCTTGCTAGTGCAGAT ATGAACCAGGCACCACAAGGCAAAGGAAGTTCAGGTCAGAAAGTGATAATGGTTGATCCACAGGAAGCTAAGCGCTTAGCAGTGAAACAAATGCAAGAAATTCGTGCCAGAGATAAGCTGAAG AAACGTCGTCAAGCAGAAGCTATTAACGGCGCATTGGCGGTGATAGGATTGACTGCTGCATTGGTATTGGAAGGTCGGACAGGAAAGGGTATCCTGGGACAG CTAGCAGGATATCTGGCGGCTTTATCTAGTTTATTTGGGCAATAA
- the LOC119321897 gene encoding uncharacterized protein LOC119321897 isoform X4 yields the protein MFQHECVWRRCTIHCKQSGHILYGRSHVTSFLALASADAPQGKGSSGQKVIMVDPQEAKRLAVKQMQEIRARDKLKKRRQAEAINGALAVIGLTAALVLEGRTGKGILGQLAGYLAALSSLFGQ from the exons ATGTTTCAACATGAATGCGTGTGGAGAAG ATGCACCATCCACTGCAAGCAATCCGGACATATATTGTATGGAAGAAGCCATGTGACAAGCTTCCTGGCTCTTGCTAGTGCAGAT GCACCACAAGGCAAAGGAAGTTCAGGTCAGAAAGTGATAATGGTTGATCCACAGGAAGCTAAGCGCTTAGCAGTGAAACAAATGCAAGAAATTCGTGCCAGAGATAAGCTGAAG AAACGTCGTCAAGCAGAAGCTATTAACGGCGCATTGGCGGTGATAGGATTGACTGCTGCATTGGTATTGGAAGGTCGGACAGGAAAGGGTATCCTGGGACAG CTAGCAGGATATCTGGCGGCTTTATCTAGTTTATTTGGGCAATAA